A stretch of Candidatus Sphingomonas phytovorans DNA encodes these proteins:
- a CDS encoding LysR family transcriptional regulator, whose translation MQLRLLEYFVALAREGHFARAATACNVTQPTLSAGIAALEEQLGKRLIDRDRRFIGLTEEGRAALPWAQQAIAMIDGLAHAAETARGPLRGTLRLGAIPAAMPVVGHFARTLGAANPELTLSVRSLTSREIEQALAAFELDAGLTYLDHEPPAQVIAVPLYTERAMFVARAGSGFDDRKAVDWPDVLTQPLCLLHEGMQNRRIFDTNLAGRGFAAHPRATADSYVALLAMVEAGGFATVVPEGYAALIPAGTWARILPFAEPFPASRVGLVVLDRRPSSQLAQAALAAAHAVKLPRSYRHR comes from the coding sequence ATGCAACTGCGCCTCCTCGAATATTTCGTCGCGCTCGCCCGCGAAGGCCATTTCGCCCGTGCCGCGACGGCCTGCAATGTCACCCAGCCCACTCTCTCCGCCGGCATCGCCGCGCTCGAAGAACAACTGGGCAAGCGCCTGATCGACCGTGATCGCCGGTTCATCGGTCTCACCGAAGAGGGCCGGGCAGCCCTGCCCTGGGCGCAGCAGGCAATCGCGATGATCGACGGTCTCGCCCACGCGGCCGAGACGGCCCGGGGCCCGCTGCGCGGTACGCTCAGGCTCGGCGCAATCCCGGCCGCGATGCCCGTGGTCGGCCATTTCGCCCGCACCCTGGGCGCCGCCAATCCGGAACTGACCCTGTCGGTCCGCTCCCTCACCTCGCGCGAGATCGAGCAGGCGCTTGCGGCGTTCGAACTCGACGCGGGACTGACCTATCTCGACCATGAACCTCCCGCGCAGGTAATCGCCGTACCCCTCTATACCGAGCGCGCCATGTTCGTGGCCCGTGCGGGAAGCGGGTTCGACGATCGCAAGGCGGTCGACTGGCCGGACGTCCTCACACAGCCCCTGTGCCTGTTGCACGAAGGCATGCAGAACCGCCGGATCTTCGACACCAACCTCGCCGGGCGCGGATTCGCCGCCCACCCCAGGGCGACAGCGGATTCCTATGTCGCCCTGCTCGCCATGGTCGAGGCAGGCGGGTTCGCGACGGTGGTGCCCGAAGGCTATGCCGCGCTGATTCCAGCCGGGACCTGGGCGCGTATCCTGCCCTTCGCCGAACCGTTCCCGGCAAGCCGGGTCGGATTGGTCGTGCTTGACCGACGGCCCTCAAGCCAGCTCGCCCAGGCAGCGCTGGCAGCCGCCCATGCCGTCAAACTGCCCCGCTCCTATCGCCATCGTTGA
- a CDS encoding NADH-ubiquinone oxidoreductase-F iron-sulfur binding region domain-containing protein, which translates to MTRVFISRDTVSVALGADEVAEAFVHAGAEVVRTGSHGLFRIEPLVEIETAQGRIGYGPVDPEDVGKVLDATHPHRLGRIADLPFFASQQRFTFARCGAIDPVDLDDYAAHGGWAGLDTARALQPGEVVAIVKASGLRGRGGAGFPTGIKWQTVLDAAGPEKFIVCNADEGDSGTFADRMLMEGDPYCLIEGMAIAAHAVGAGYGYIYIRSEYPSAIATMREAIRRSADRVAPFTLEVRVGAGAYVCGEETALLESIEGKRGQVRAKPPLPAIAGLFGKPTVINNVLSLAAVPFILAEGAEAYAAVGFGRSRGTMPVQLAGNVKNGGLYEIGFGVTLGDLVERIGGGTESGRPVRAVQVGGPLGAYFPPSMFHLPFDYESFAAAGGLIGHAGITVFDDSVDMARMARFAMEFCAAESCGKCTPCRIGSTRGVEVIDRIIATLPSPLVGEGGAKRRMRGSEVRDTSECPPHPSHAFPLPQGEGESQITLLRDLCDTMKFGSLCALGGFTPYPVLSALDHFPEDFGGATALPVAAE; encoded by the coding sequence ATGACCCGCGTCTTCATCAGCCGCGATACAGTTTCAGTCGCGCTTGGCGCCGACGAAGTAGCCGAGGCATTCGTCCATGCTGGCGCCGAGGTGGTCCGGACCGGCAGCCACGGCCTGTTCCGGATAGAGCCGCTGGTCGAAATCGAGACCGCCCAAGGCCGGATCGGCTACGGCCCCGTCGACCCCGAGGATGTGGGCAAGGTACTCGACGCCACCCATCCTCATCGGCTCGGCCGGATCGCCGACCTTCCCTTCTTCGCCTCCCAACAGCGTTTCACCTTTGCCCGGTGCGGCGCAATCGATCCTGTCGATCTCGACGATTATGCCGCGCATGGCGGCTGGGCTGGCCTTGACACTGCCCGCGCGCTTCAGCCGGGCGAGGTCGTAGCGATCGTAAAGGCCAGCGGCCTGCGCGGCCGGGGCGGTGCCGGGTTTCCGACCGGCATCAAATGGCAGACGGTGCTCGATGCCGCGGGACCGGAGAAGTTCATCGTCTGCAACGCCGATGAGGGCGACAGCGGCACCTTTGCCGACCGGATGCTGATGGAGGGCGATCCCTATTGCCTGATCGAAGGCATGGCGATCGCCGCCCATGCCGTCGGCGCGGGCTATGGCTACATCTATATCCGTTCCGAATATCCATCCGCGATCGCGACGATGCGCGAGGCGATCCGACGCTCGGCCGATCGCGTGGCCCCTTTCACGCTCGAGGTCCGGGTCGGGGCGGGTGCCTATGTCTGCGGCGAGGAGACCGCCCTGCTCGAGTCGATCGAGGGCAAGCGTGGCCAGGTCCGCGCCAAGCCGCCGCTGCCGGCGATTGCCGGCCTGTTCGGCAAGCCGACCGTCATCAACAATGTGCTGAGCCTCGCTGCCGTGCCCTTCATCCTCGCCGAGGGAGCGGAAGCTTATGCGGCAGTCGGCTTCGGCCGGTCGCGCGGCACCATGCCGGTGCAACTCGCCGGTAACGTGAAGAATGGCGGGCTCTACGAGATCGGCTTCGGCGTAACGCTGGGCGACCTGGTCGAGCGGATCGGCGGCGGCACCGAGAGTGGCCGCCCGGTACGCGCGGTGCAGGTGGGCGGGCCGCTCGGCGCCTATTTTCCCCCGTCCATGTTCCACCTGCCGTTCGATTATGAAAGCTTCGCCGCGGCTGGCGGGCTCATCGGCCATGCCGGCATCACGGTGTTCGACGACAGTGTCGACATGGCAAGGATGGCACGCTTCGCGATGGAGTTCTGCGCGGCGGAGAGTTGCGGCAAATGCACGCCCTGCCGGATCGGCTCGACCCGTGGTGTGGAAGTGATCGACCGGATTATCGCCACCCTTCCTTCTCCCCTTGTGGGAGAAGGTGGCGCGAAACGCCGGATGAGGGGGAGCGAGGTTCGCGACACTAGCGAGTGTCCCCCTCACCCTTCCCACGCCTTCCCTCTTCCACAGGGAGAGGGGGAGAGTCAGATAACCCTCCTGCGCGATCTCTGCGACACGATGAAGTTCGGGTCGCTCTGCGCTTTGGGTGGTTTCACGCCCTATCCGGTGTTGAGCGCCCTCGATCATTTCCCTGAGGATTTCGGCGGCGCGACGGCGCTTCCGGTGGCTGCGGAGTAG
- a CDS encoding formate dehydrogenase subunit gamma, with amino-acid sequence MGASAYLDAIRRLMPRETDTRGALLPLLHGLQEEFGYIDDALVPHVAEALNLSRADVHGVVTFYHDFRRRPPARHIVRLCRAESCQARGGNAIEQAAIERLGTSMGGTRADGEVALEAVYCIGLCATGPNAIINGKIVSRLDGPKLDRLLEQVTA; translated from the coding sequence ATGGGGGCAAGCGCCTACCTCGATGCCATTCGCCGCTTGATGCCCCGGGAAACGGACACGCGTGGTGCGCTGCTTCCCCTGCTTCACGGGCTGCAGGAAGAATTCGGCTATATCGACGATGCCCTGGTGCCGCATGTCGCCGAAGCGCTGAACCTCAGCCGCGCCGACGTGCACGGCGTGGTTACCTTCTACCATGATTTTCGCCGCCGTCCGCCCGCGCGCCATATCGTCAGGCTCTGCCGTGCCGAAAGCTGCCAGGCGCGCGGGGGCAATGCGATCGAGCAGGCAGCGATCGAGCGGCTCGGGACATCGATGGGCGGTACGCGTGCGGATGGAGAGGTGGCGCTCGAAGCCGTCTATTGCATAGGCCTGTGCGCAACAGGGCCCAATGCGATCATCAACGGGAAGATCGTGTCGCGCCTTGACGGCCCGAAGCTCGACCGGTTGCTCGAACAGGTGACGGCATGA